Part of the Paenibacillus kyungheensis genome, TATAAATTGCTATGGCTTTGTGGCATGATAGAAGATGATTATGATAGTAAGAATAGGAGAATACTCGATATGGCATTAGATGGCATTGTTACCCGTGCGATTGTTCATGAGCTTCAATCTCTGCAAGGCGCACGTATTAATAAAATTCACCAACCGACAGGTAATGATATTGTTTTTCAGATTCGTGCACAGCGCGGGAATCGCAAATTAATTTTAAGCGTTAATCCTACCTATCCACGTGTTCAATTTACCGAGCAATCCTTTATGAATCCACAAGAAGCACCTATGTTCTGTATGTTGCTTCGCAAGCATTGTGAAGGTGCTATTATTGAATCGATTGAACAGGTAGGTATGGAACGTGTAATTCATTTCAATGTACGTCAGCGGGATGAATTAGGCGATGTTTCTTTCAAACGATTGATTATTGAAATTATGGGTCGTCATAGTAATATGATTGTGATCGATCCTGCAACCAATACGATACTGGACGGAATTCATCATATTACGCCAGCAATCAGTAGCTATCGCGTGATTATGCCTGGATTTAGCTATGTAGAACCACCAGATCAGCACAAATTAAATCCTTTAGAAACCAGTGAACAACAATTCATGGAGAAGCATCGTGAAAATATCGATCCTCCTGCTCGTTTTCTATTGAATACATTTAGCGGTCTAAGCCCATTGATTGCCGAAGAAATTGTATATCGTGCTCAACAAGCTGATATTAGCGCTAATGGAGAAAATGAAAACACTTATCCAGATGTACCGTATATCTGGCAAGCATTTTCCAGCTTAATGGAGCAAGTATCCAAAGGGGAATTTGCTCCGGTGAGCGGTCTTAATGCACAAGGCAAAATTGTGTTTTCAGCAGTTCCTTTAACATTGATTCAAGAAGAAGAAAAGCACTATGATTCGATTAGTCAATGTATCGAAGCTTATTATGGTGACAAAGCTGAACGCGATACGGTTAAGCAAAAAACAAGCGATCTGTTGCGTTTTCTCCAAAATGAACGTAGCAAAAATATTAAAAAATTAGATAACTTGCAAAAAGATATTAAAGAAGCTGAAGGCGCTGAAAAGTTCCGTATTCAAGGAGAACTATTATTTGCTTCTCTCCATGAACTAAAACGTGGTGATAAGCAGATCGAATTGATTAACTTCTATGATGAAGAACAGCGTCCAATAACGATTAATCTTGATCCACAATTAACACCGTCTGATAATGCACAGCGCTATTTCAAACGTTATAACAAATATAAAAATAGTCTCGCTGTAATTGATCAACAATTAATCAAAACACATGCTGAAATTCAATATTTAGATTCGTTACTCCAACAGCTAGGCAGTGCTTCACTACAAGATATTGATGAGATTCGTGAAGAATTAGCTGAACAAGGGTATGTACGTAATCGTAATAAACGCGCCAAAAAGAAACGCAAAGACAATCGCCCTACTCTTCATGTCTACACTTCCAGTGAAGGTATCGAAATGTATGTAGGGAAAAATAATTTGCAAAATGATTACATTACGAATAAATTAGCTCACTCGAATGACACTTGGTTACACACCAAAGATATTCCGGGTTCTCATGTAGTTATCCGTAGTCAACAATTTGGCGAAGCTACATTAGCAGAAGCCGCTCAGCTTGCCGCTTATTTTAGTCAGGCTAAAGAGTCTAGTAGTGTGCCTGTAGATTACACTCTTATTCGTCATGTACGTAAGCCAAGTGGAGCCAAGCCGGGATTTGTGATTTACGAACAACAGACTACGCTGTTTATTACTCCTGAAGAAGAGGTAGTCAAAAGCTTGGAAAGCACGATCAAATCGTAATGCTCGTCTGACTATAGGATAGGTATGCTTCAATAAAGTATGCTTTGAATAGGCTCTTATGTTTAAATCAAAAAAAGAACGGCTGGACTACACCTATTACAGGTGATCATCCAGCCGTTTTTTCTTATAACTATAT contains:
- a CDS encoding Rqc2 family fibronectin-binding protein; this encodes MALDGIVTRAIVHELQSLQGARINKIHQPTGNDIVFQIRAQRGNRKLILSVNPTYPRVQFTEQSFMNPQEAPMFCMLLRKHCEGAIIESIEQVGMERVIHFNVRQRDELGDVSFKRLIIEIMGRHSNMIVIDPATNTILDGIHHITPAISSYRVIMPGFSYVEPPDQHKLNPLETSEQQFMEKHRENIDPPARFLLNTFSGLSPLIAEEIVYRAQQADISANGENENTYPDVPYIWQAFSSLMEQVSKGEFAPVSGLNAQGKIVFSAVPLTLIQEEEKHYDSISQCIEAYYGDKAERDTVKQKTSDLLRFLQNERSKNIKKLDNLQKDIKEAEGAEKFRIQGELLFASLHELKRGDKQIELINFYDEEQRPITINLDPQLTPSDNAQRYFKRYNKYKNSLAVIDQQLIKTHAEIQYLDSLLQQLGSASLQDIDEIREELAEQGYVRNRNKRAKKKRKDNRPTLHVYTSSEGIEMYVGKNNLQNDYITNKLAHSNDTWLHTKDIPGSHVVIRSQQFGEATLAEAAQLAAYFSQAKESSSVPVDYTLIRHVRKPSGAKPGFVIYEQQTTLFITPEEEVVKSLESTIKS